Proteins encoded together in one Undibacterium sp. CCC3.4 window:
- a CDS encoding type II toxin-antitoxin system RelE/ParE family toxin yields MFTNEKPLQWIGSSYKDLLALPDDVRQFFGFALSLAQAGDRHEAAKVLKGFGGTGVLEVIAHDVGGTYRAVYTVKFAQTVFVLHCFQKKSKSGISTPKEDMDIIHARLKIAEAYIKELRK; encoded by the coding sequence ATGTTTACTAATGAAAAACCCTTGCAATGGATAGGGAGCAGTTATAAAGATCTGCTGGCTTTACCTGATGATGTAAGGCAATTTTTCGGCTTTGCTTTGTCGCTGGCCCAAGCAGGTGATCGGCATGAAGCCGCTAAAGTGCTCAAGGGTTTTGGTGGTACCGGCGTGCTTGAAGTGATAGCCCACGATGTGGGCGGCACCTACCGCGCCGTCTACACTGTCAAGTTTGCGCAGACCGTGTTTGTTCTGCATTGTTTTCAAAAGAAAAGTAAAAGCGGGATCAGCACGCCGAAGGAAGACATGGACATTATCCACGCGCGGCTGAAAATTGCCGAAGCGTATATAAAGGAGTTGAGAAAATGA
- a CDS encoding L-lactate permease, with protein sequence MVWSQVYDPLGNIWLSALMAAIPVVVMLGCIAFGHMKAHYAAGLGLASALLVAILGFGMPAGLAWSAAGYGAAYGLLPIGWIVLNIIFLHQLTIENGSFTVLQDSLTGITEDRRIQLLLIAFCFGAFFEGAAGFGTPVAVTAAIMIGLGFSPLAASGLCLIANTAPVAYGALGTPVIALAAVTGLDLMELSGMIGRILPLFSLIVPFWLIWAFAGWRGMLQIWPAILVAGLSFSIPQYLVSNFHGPWLVDVVAALISMISLILFLKVWKPKKIWTSTSLKGHETDSGVPDLESEKPHGHEADVAAALFQKHDGRALVLAWMPWVVLTVLVFIWGIPQFKVWADHLSILKLPVTGLHNLVQKVAPVVVSPHAEPAVYVLNWLSATGSGIFIAGILSGWLMKYRLVDLVKIYFRTIWLVRYSLLTIVLMLALGYLTRYSGTDATLGIVFAHTGMLYPIFGTLLGWMGVALTGSDTAANVLFGGLQKTTAEQLGLNPILMASANSAGGVMGKMVDAQSIVVASTATRWYGHEDSILRFVFFHSLALAVLVGLFVFLLAYVPPFTALVH encoded by the coding sequence ATGGTGTGGAGTCAGGTGTACGACCCCTTGGGGAATATTTGGTTGTCGGCCTTAATGGCCGCGATACCGGTGGTGGTGATGCTAGGCTGTATAGCATTTGGACATATGAAAGCCCACTACGCGGCTGGCCTGGGCTTGGCCAGCGCCTTGCTGGTGGCGATACTCGGTTTCGGCATGCCGGCCGGCTTGGCCTGGAGTGCCGCCGGTTATGGCGCGGCTTACGGTTTGCTGCCGATCGGTTGGATTGTTCTCAACATCATTTTCTTGCACCAACTGACGATAGAAAACGGTTCCTTTACAGTCTTGCAAGACAGTTTGACCGGGATTACCGAAGATAGACGGATTCAGTTGCTGTTGATCGCCTTTTGTTTCGGCGCTTTCTTTGAAGGCGCAGCGGGCTTCGGCACACCGGTAGCGGTAACGGCGGCCATCATGATCGGTCTTGGATTTTCACCGCTGGCGGCGTCGGGCTTATGTCTGATCGCCAATACTGCACCGGTCGCCTATGGCGCACTGGGCACCCCAGTGATCGCTCTGGCAGCCGTGACCGGACTCGACTTGATGGAATTGTCGGGCATGATAGGTCGCATTCTTCCTTTATTCTCGCTCATCGTGCCATTTTGGTTGATCTGGGCCTTTGCCGGTTGGCGCGGCATGCTGCAGATTTGGCCGGCTATTCTGGTCGCTGGTTTGAGTTTTTCGATTCCGCAGTACTTGGTCTCGAATTTCCATGGCCCATGGTTGGTCGATGTGGTGGCGGCCCTGATTTCCATGATCAGCTTGATTTTGTTCTTGAAGGTGTGGAAACCGAAAAAAATCTGGACTTCGACTTCGCTCAAAGGGCATGAAACGGATTCCGGCGTGCCTGATCTCGAGAGCGAAAAACCACACGGCCATGAAGCCGATGTTGCCGCCGCATTGTTTCAAAAACATGATGGCCGCGCACTGGTGTTGGCGTGGATGCCGTGGGTCGTGTTGACGGTGCTGGTGTTTATCTGGGGCATACCGCAATTCAAAGTTTGGGCTGATCATCTGTCCATCCTCAAGTTGCCGGTAACGGGTTTGCATAATTTGGTACAGAAGGTGGCACCGGTGGTTGTCAGCCCACATGCCGAACCGGCCGTGTATGTGTTGAACTGGCTCTCGGCCACCGGCAGCGGTATTTTCATCGCTGGTATTCTGAGCGGCTGGTTGATGAAGTACCGACTCGTCGATTTGGTCAAAATCTATTTCCGCACGATTTGGCTGGTTCGTTACTCGCTGCTGACTATCGTCCTCATGCTGGCGCTCGGTTATCTGACCCGTTACTCCGGCACCGATGCCACGCTCGGTATCGTGTTTGCCCATACCGGCATGCTCTATCCTATCTTCGGCACCTTACTCGGTTGGATGGGCGTGGCACTGACGGGTTCGGATACGGCCGCCAATGTGCTCTTCGGCGGTTTGCAAAAAACCACGGCCGAGCAGTTGGGCCTCAACCCTATCCTGATGGCGTCGGCCAACAGTGCCGGTGGCGTGATGGGTAAGATGGTCGATGCCCAAAGCATCGTCGTGGCCAGTACCGCCACGCGTTGGTATGGCCATGAAGACAGTATTCTGCGCTTCGTGTTCTTTCACAGTTTAGCCTTGGCCGTGCTGGTCGGCTTGTTCGTGTTCTTGCTGGCCTATGTGCCACCGTTTACGGCGCTGGTGCATTGA
- a CDS encoding dienelactone hydrolase family protein, producing the protein MPLHPDFNSLTGHTDEASPMNRRNFIQTAVGVGFAAATLPISAQTMIHTDSVGLLAGRVELSINGQTVPVYRAQPEGKSNLPVILVISEIFGVHEHIADVARRYAKLGYLALAPELLIRQGDAGSYAGIAELMKEVVSKVPDAQVMQDLDAVLVWAGQHGGDLERVGINGFCWGGRITWLYAAHNPRIKAGVAWYGRLSGPVNELSPQHPIDIAASLRSPVLGLYGGKDSGISLDSVRQMESALTKGHSGSEFHVYEQAGHAFHADYRPGYSAPEAIDGWQRSLTWLRQHGV; encoded by the coding sequence ATGCCGCTACACCCCGACTTCAACAGCCTGACCGGTCATACCGACGAAGCTAGCCCGATGAATCGACGTAATTTCATTCAAACTGCAGTCGGGGTCGGCTTTGCCGCCGCGACCTTGCCAATCAGCGCGCAAACCATGATCCACACCGATAGCGTCGGTTTGCTGGCCGGACGGGTCGAGCTCAGCATCAACGGTCAAACCGTGCCGGTCTATCGCGCCCAGCCTGAAGGCAAGAGCAATTTGCCGGTCATCTTAGTGATTTCAGAAATTTTCGGCGTCCATGAACATATCGCCGACGTCGCCCGTCGCTACGCCAAACTCGGCTATCTGGCGCTGGCCCCGGAATTATTGATACGCCAAGGCGACGCCGGCAGTTATGCCGGTATCGCCGAATTAATGAAAGAAGTGGTATCGAAAGTGCCCGATGCCCAAGTCATGCAAGATCTCGATGCGGTACTGGTCTGGGCCGGGCAGCATGGCGGCGACTTGGAACGGGTTGGTATCAATGGCTTTTGTTGGGGTGGCCGCATCACTTGGCTGTATGCCGCACACAATCCGCGCATCAAGGCCGGGGTGGCGTGGTATGGCCGTCTCAGCGGCCCGGTCAACGAACTCTCGCCGCAACATCCTATCGATATCGCGGCGAGCTTGCGCAGCCCGGTACTGGGCTTGTACGGCGGCAAAGACAGCGGTATTTCCTTAGACAGCGTGCGGCAAATGGAAAGCGCCTTGACCAAGGGTCACAGTGGCTCAGAATTTCATGTGTATGAACAGGCCGGCCACGCCTTCCATGCCGATTACCGCCCTGGTTACAGTGCGCCCGAAGCCATCGATGGCTGGCAACGCAGCTTGACTTGGTTGCGCCAGCACGGCGTCTGA
- a CDS encoding ZIP family metal transporter yields MISISAAAIFSFSLLTKMVERMVSLSVGIMLSTSLLHALPEAFESHADPHTLFACLLAGLMAFFLLEKFAILRHSHHHEGDGHQHEHGHDAHAAGKAGWMILVGDGMHNFTDGILIAAAFLANPELGFVTAFAIIAHEIPTEIGDFIVLLNAGFSRLRAYMYNLACSMMGVLGGVLGYFTLAHASEMIPYVLVFASSGFIYIAVSDLMPQMQRRATLRETIPQIILIGVGIALVVLVTGHH; encoded by the coding sequence GTGATCAGCATTTCCGCTGCGGCGATTTTCTCGTTTTCACTGTTGACTAAAATGGTAGAACGCATGGTCAGCCTGTCGGTCGGCATCATGCTTTCGACCTCGCTCTTGCATGCCTTGCCCGAGGCATTTGAATCGCACGCTGATCCGCATACTCTGTTTGCCTGTCTGTTGGCGGGCTTAATGGCGTTTTTCTTACTCGAAAAATTCGCCATCCTGCGCCACTCGCATCATCATGAGGGCGACGGCCATCAGCACGAACACGGCCATGATGCCCACGCCGCCGGCAAAGCCGGTTGGATGATTTTGGTTGGCGATGGCATGCATAACTTTACCGATGGCATCCTGATCGCGGCAGCCTTTCTGGCCAATCCGGAACTCGGTTTCGTTACCGCCTTCGCCATCATCGCCCACGAAATTCCAACCGAAATCGGTGATTTCATCGTGTTGCTCAATGCCGGCTTCAGCCGTTTGCGCGCCTACATGTACAACCTGGCCTGCAGCATGATGGGCGTGCTTGGCGGCGTACTCGGGTATTTCACGCTGGCCCATGCCAGCGAGATGATTCCGTATGTGCTGGTGTTTGCCTCGTCGGGCTTCATCTATATCGCCGTCAGCGATCTGATGCCGCAAATGCAGCGCCGCGCCACCCTGCGCGAAACCATCCCGCAAATTATACTCATCGGTGTCGGCATCGCCTTGGTGGTGCTGGTGACAGGTCACCACTGA